A region from the Cydia amplana chromosome 7, ilCydAmpl1.1, whole genome shotgun sequence genome encodes:
- the LOC134649464 gene encoding uncharacterized protein LOC134649464, whose translation MFFVFYFLVFAYFTHSEINCFTQRSIRTTNYVGEREEISNPRGAAQLKGTNHKTNNFNNDLKSNIFDKILSDEMLLSMEHIHDQKYSSKNALPLSSKHHLITPTLEINQKWPIFKHINNVRDVDIRDQNKLDSIKIKNDDEYLDPLPKLKITPESTLEANKLVEYGELNRNKVLWLKPEINKSSKNIPFNSKVIGMRSLSDPGAKEKCKCKKTNPSSPCNCSGTNHNKKRCTHSTPNARAHECSRYGAVTNHSCSQGQPFQDFVTSNPYSFYPVYVPYTYFASEAPMIPYTVSYPQPIFSDLKIPRKHKHKCRKLTTRLEDDLYYEDNDSRERRPYDDNEYYHDSKKESTKGIVYDVNQDALIKEIVKDLKIHSNKDFVKECYCDSSVSTCRSNIFVSILIFSLFKLLSTMSLSLCFGLE comes from the exons ATGTTTTTTGTATTCTATTTTTTAGTGTTTGCATATTTTACGCATTCGGAGATAAACTGTTTCACCCAAAGATCCATAAGGACTACGAATTATGTAGGAGAACGCGAAGAAATTTCCAACCCAAGAG GTGCTGCTCAACTTAAAGGAACGAATCATAAAacaaacaattttaataatgatttaaagTCTAATATTTTTGACAAAATACTGAGCGATGAAATGCTGCTATCTATGGAACACATACATGACCAAAAATACAGTTCTAAAAATGCTTTACCCCTTTCAAGTAAGCATCATTTGATTACTCCAACTCTCGAAATAAACCAGAAATGGCCAATTTTCAAGCACATAAATAATGTAAGGGATGTTGACATAAGAGATCAGAACAAGCTCGACAGTATCAAGATAAAAAACGACGATGAATATTTAGATCCTTTACCGAAATTAAAGATAACACCGGAGTCAACATTGGAAGCAAATAAACTGGTAGAATATGGCGAACTAAATCGTAATAAGGTACTGTGGTTAAaaccagaaataaataaatcttcaaAAAATATACCATTTAACAGTAAAGTCATCGGGATGAGAAGTTTATCTGACCCTGGAGCCAAAGAAAAGTGTAAGTGTAAAAAAACGAATCCATCAAGTCCATGCAATTGTTCGGGcactaatcataataaaaaaagatgTACCCATTCAACTCCGAACGCTAGAGCTCACGAGTGCTCTCGCTATGGCGCTGTAACTAACCACTCTTGCAGTCAGGGTCAGCCATTCCAAGACTTTGTAACTTCTAATCCATACAGTTTCTACCCTGTTTATGTACCCTATACATATTTTGCTAGTGAAGCTCCGATGATTCCATACACAGTAAGCTATCCACAACCAATATTCAGCGATTTGAAAATTCCTCGGAAACATAAACACAAGTGCCGCAAGCTCACGACGCGATTGGAAGACGATTTATATTATGAAGACAACGATAGTCGCGAAAGAAGACCCTACGATGATAACGAATATTATCATGACAGTAAGAAGGAATCTACAAAAGGGATTGTTTATGACGTTAATCAAGATGCACTTATTAAAGAAATTGTGAAGGATTTGAAAATTCACAGTAATAAGGATTTCGTCAAGGAGTGTTATTGTGATTCGTCTGTGAGCACATGTAGatctaatatttttgtatcaatacTGATTTTCTCACTTTTTAAATTGCTATCGACAATGTCGTTGTCGTTATGTTTTGGCTTGGAATAA